GCATGCCGGGTTGGCTTCGCCGGACTGGCTCCGCTGCGTGAGCGGGGAGCGCCACTGCTCGCTCGGATGGCGGCCACCCCTGCCGATTGCGCTCCCGGCCGACCAACTCCGGGTACGGGAACCGACCGTGTTCCTCCCGCCTGTCAGCCCAGTCTCGGCGAGCTGCTGTTGCCAGACTCCGGCTCGGTTATGCCCGCCGGGAAGCTGATTATTTTCCGCGCCTTGCGATGTTGTGCCCGGGAAGCCGATGGTGTCCCCGGGCTTGCGGTCCTTGCGCCTCGGCGTCGGTGGTTCTCCCGCGCCTCGGGGCCTGGGGCTGCACAAGTTGATGACTTCCGCATATGCGGTCCGGCGCCCTGGCAAGCCGACGACGCTCCTCGCTCTCAACGTCCCAAAAGACAACCTGCCACCCGCCCGGCCCAACTTCAGCAAACGAATTCCGCCCCGCAGCCCCGGCGCCCACCACAACCTGCCCAAGCCGAACCCCGCACGTGGCCGAACCTCGCACGCACCAGACAACCGCGATGCCCCTAAGCAACGGTCATACCTCGTATCAAGCCCCCTCACCATCGAACCGACCCGCCCAGGCACTCGGCCCCAAAACCCCCACACAAAACAAAAACCCCCGCAAACACTGGCGGCGCCCGTCGGCCAAAGGCCGACGGGCGCCGCCTGCAGCGCGGAACATCTCGGGCGACCAAGCGTGCAACTCTGGTCGTACCTTCATGGACTCGGCGTCCGGCGTCCCGGTACGCAGTCCCTAGACGACGAGCCTCCCGCGGCGTGCTGCGCGTGGGTACCCGGAGTCCGCGCACGGAGGTTGCCCGGGGTGGCAGAGGCTTCTCTTCTACCTCTTCCCTGGCCGGCACAACGTCCGCACCTACTTTCTACGCCGTGAGCCGGGTCACTTCAAGTGCGCGGATGGGTGCACCGTTACAGAGGCTCGATCCGGTGACAACAGCCTGCGGTACCGGGACAATCGGTCGCCCCGGGTGGGGGAACGGTGCCCTCGTACCGCCGTGTGGGTGTTCAGCCGTCGGAGGCGCGAGACCGACGGCGACGGCTGAGGCTGTACCACGTCGCGCCGGCCGCGACCGCGCCGACGCCGAGGGCCACCATGCCCGCCGAGCGGGCCGGGATTCGCGTGCGCAACGACATCGGCCGCTCGAACGACAGCACCGGCCACCCCTGCTCCTCGGCGGCGTGGCGGAGCGCCTTGTCCGGATTCACCGCGTGCGGGTGACCGACCACTTCCAGCAGCGGGATGTCCGTACTGGAATCGGTGTAGGCAAAGCACTCCGCGAGATCGTAGCCATGCTCGGCGGCTTGCTGTTTCGCCGCCACCGCCTTGTTTTCGCCGTAACAGTAGAAATCGACCTGCCCGGAGTACCGGCCGTCGAGGATCTCCATACGCGTCGCGATGCACCGCGTGGCGCCCAGCATCTCCGCGACCGGTGCCGCGACCTCCTCGCCGGTGGCCGACAGGACCACCACGTCGTGTCCGTCGGCAAGGTGCTGCGCGATCAGCTCGGCCGCCTCGACGTAGACGAGCGGATCGACGACGTCGTGCAGAGTCTCGCGGACGATCGCGGAGACCTGTGCGACGTCCCAGCCCGCGCAGAGCGCCGAAACCTCGGCGCGCATCCGTTCGGTCTTGTCGGCATCGGCGCCGGCGAGCGAGAAGACCAGTTGCGCGTAGGCACTTCTCAACGCGGCTCGCCGGTTGATCAGCCCTTCTTTGAGCAACGGCTTGCTGAACGCGAGAGCGCTGGAGGAGGCGATGATCGTCTTGTCAAGGTCGAAGAACGCGGCGACGCGCCGGGGCGACTCTTCGTTGCGGGTTTCGGCCACGTGATCAGGATAGGCGCTCGCCTCCACCCGGTTGGACCCACACCGTCCTGCGCGGCCGCCGGAAAATTCATGACATGGCGACGGTTCCCGCTCCTCGGTGACGTTATCGAATCGTATGTAGCACTCACAGCGCCGATCCGGACCGTGGCGAGTTACAGTGGACAGACCCGGTGCATAACCGGGCCGGTTCAGTCCGACCCCCCGGGGCTGAACCCCTGGCGGCCCTCGTCCCTCCCCCCTGGCGAGGGCCGCCCTCTATTCCGGATATTTTCCTTTTCTCCCAACGTTCTCTCCTCGGCTGCAGGACGGTCGCGCACTGGCGCCGACGGGGTGCCCGCGCTCCGTTCGTGCCTGGTGCACAGCCGGTCCGCGCCCGCTCGCTCCGCTCCGGTACTCGGTGCACCACGCACCGTCGCCACCGCGAGACAGCCGATCTCGTTTCTCTGCATCGATCCTCCTCATCTCCGGCAATCGTTTTCCCGGCCGGAAATCCTGCTGCCCATTGTCCCGGACGAGCCGGCCACGACCTCCGTCCCAGATGGATTTCCCGTCGGGTTGTCCACAACCCCCCGGTTGTCCACAGGCAGCCGAACCCGCCATTGCCGCCCGCACCGCCGGCAGGTGACGGTGGAGGTCCGGCCCATCGAACCCAGGGGAGGGACACATGGCCACCGCACGTCCGCTCGTCGTCGCCGCAAACGGCACGGTGCTCGAAGAAATCCAGCGTGTCGCGGCTATCGCAGGCAGCGAGCTGGATCACGTACCGGACCTGTCCGCCGCGCGCGGCCGCTGGGTGCGGGCGCCCCTGGTGGTGATCGACGAGGAAGCCGCGGCCGAGCGCCCGGTCCTGCCCCGTCGCGACTCCGTAGTGCTGGTCTGCAAAGGCACCGCCGGATTGGCGGCCTGGCGGCGGGCCGCGACCATCGGCGCCCGCCGGGTTTTCAGCCTGCCCGAGGACGAATCCGAACTCACCGTGGCCTTCGCGGATGTCGCCGACGCACCCGCCGAATCCCCCGGGCCGGTCGTCGCGCTGGTCGGTGGCCGTGGCGGCGCGGGCGCCTCGGTGCTGGCCGCAGCGGTCGCGGTAGCGGCGGATCGCGGTGGCCCGGCGTTGCTCGTCGACTGTGATCCGCTCGGTGGCGGGCTCGACCTGCCACTCGGCTTGGAACACGCGGAAGGCCTGCGCTGGCCGGAAGTCCGGCTGACCGGTCGCGTGTCGGTGCCCGCGCTGGTCGCGTCGTTGCCCAGCCGCGGGGCGCTCCCGGTGCTGTCTTGCGGACGGTCCGGCACCGGGCCCAGCCCGAGTGCGCTGTCCGCGGTGGTCGCCGCGGGCCGCCGCGCCGGCCGTACGGTCGTCTGCGATCTGCCCCGGCATCTCGACGAGGGCGCGCTCGGGGTTGCCGCTGCAGCCGATTTGGTCGTCCTGGTCGTGCCGGTGGAGTTTCGCGCGTGCATGGCCGCGAAACAGGTTCTGCACCGGCTCGGCGCCCACGCCGACCGGCTTGCGATTGTCGCAAGTGGACACTCGATCGACGGTGCCCCGCCTTCCCGCACCGCGGAGCTGCTCGGGCCGCCACTGCTCGCGACGCTGCCTCCGGAACGCCGGGTCGCCGCCACCCTCGAAACGGGCGAGTTCGAGCTGCCCGCGAAAGGTGCGCTCGTGGCCGCGGCCGGAGCCGTGCTGGCTGAACTGCGATCCGCCACCGCAGCCCCGTTCCAGACGGCAGCCTGACGGGCCGGCGATGACGACAGAATTCGTCGAGCGAGTACGCAATCGCTTGGCCGGGGAGAGCCGAAGTGCGGATCCGATCGCGCTCGCGGCGGCCGTCCGCGCGGAAGCGGGTGGTGCGCTCAGCCACGACGCCGTACTGGACGCTGTCCGCCAAGCACAGGACGAATTCCTCGGCGCCGGCCCGCTCGCCCCGCTGCTCGATGACGAGGACGTGACG
This Amycolatopsis sulphurea DNA region includes the following protein-coding sequences:
- a CDS encoding HAD family hydrolase; protein product: MAETRNEESPRRVAAFFDLDKTIIASSSALAFSKPLLKEGLINRRAALRSAYAQLVFSLAGADADKTERMRAEVSALCAGWDVAQVSAIVRETLHDVVDPLVYVEAAELIAQHLADGHDVVVLSATGEEVAAPVAEMLGATRCIATRMEILDGRYSGQVDFYCYGENKAVAAKQQAAEHGYDLAECFAYTDSSTDIPLLEVVGHPHAVNPDKALRHAAEEQGWPVLSFERPMSLRTRIPARSAGMVALGVGAVAAGATWYSLSRRRRSRASDG
- the ssd gene encoding septum site-determining protein Ssd, producing the protein MATARPLVVAANGTVLEEIQRVAAIAGSELDHVPDLSAARGRWVRAPLVVIDEEAAAERPVLPRRDSVVLVCKGTAGLAAWRRAATIGARRVFSLPEDESELTVAFADVADAPAESPGPVVALVGGRGGAGASVLAAAVAVAADRGGPALLVDCDPLGGGLDLPLGLEHAEGLRWPEVRLTGRVSVPALVASLPSRGALPVLSCGRSGTGPSPSALSAVVAAGRRAGRTVVCDLPRHLDEGALGVAAAADLVVLVVPVEFRACMAAKQVLHRLGAHADRLAIVASGHSIDGAPPSRTAELLGPPLLATLPPERRVAATLETGEFELPAKGALVAAAGAVLAELRSATAAPFQTAA